The Microbacterium luteum genome includes a region encoding these proteins:
- a CDS encoding beta-galactosidase has product MAGDIEWPKVDGIAYGGDYSPEQWPREIWHEDVALMRTAGVNLVSIGIFSWALLETSEGVFDFAWLDDVIDLLHENGIRVDLGTPTAAPPAWFYAAHPDARVVTRDGVTLTHGSRGMASHSAPAYREAIVRITDALAERYANHPAVVMWHVHNEYGTPVGEDYSAHAVAAFRVWLQERYGSLAALNAAWGTAFWGQWYHAWEEISAPAASASVVNPAQRLDYARFTDDQLRECFILERDTIRRHATQPVTTNFMANQSWTTDLWAWAREVDIVADDHYLWAADREGEIGLAMAADLTRSVGAGAPWILMEHSTSAVNWQPRNVAKRRGEMARNSLAHLGRGADAILFFQWRASRGGAEKFHSAMLPHAGTTSRVWREVTELGARLARLGEVRGSRVRADVAILWDFESFWAQDLEWRPSVDVRHAERIRQFYEQCWKDNITVDFALPGHDLGGYRLVIAPAQYLLRASDADNLTRYVAAGGTLVWSFFSGIVDENDAVHEGGYAAPLHEVLGLQIEEFLPLREDETCRLAWNDGRDGQLGADVWQDAVIPTTAEVVARYLDGPAEGGAALTRNAHGDGVAWYLSTRLDADALAAVMSEVYRDAGIERSDLPDGVEVVTRHGDDADYLVAVNHRDVPVTVPATGREMLSDTDVESALTLAAGGIAVVRTPTAHRTHN; this is encoded by the coding sequence ATGGCGGGCGACATCGAGTGGCCGAAAGTGGACGGCATCGCCTACGGCGGTGATTACTCGCCCGAGCAGTGGCCGCGCGAGATCTGGCACGAGGACGTCGCGCTCATGCGCACCGCCGGCGTGAATCTCGTCAGCATCGGCATCTTCTCGTGGGCGCTGCTGGAGACATCCGAGGGGGTCTTCGACTTCGCCTGGCTCGACGACGTCATCGACCTGCTGCACGAAAACGGGATCCGCGTCGACCTGGGAACCCCGACCGCGGCACCGCCGGCGTGGTTCTACGCCGCCCATCCCGATGCTCGCGTCGTCACGCGGGACGGTGTCACCCTCACGCACGGCTCCCGGGGCATGGCCTCGCACTCGGCGCCGGCCTACCGTGAGGCGATCGTGCGGATCACCGACGCGCTGGCGGAGCGTTACGCGAACCACCCGGCCGTCGTCATGTGGCACGTCCACAACGAGTACGGCACGCCCGTCGGGGAGGACTACTCGGCGCACGCCGTCGCCGCGTTCCGTGTGTGGCTGCAGGAGCGCTACGGTTCCCTCGCCGCCCTGAACGCCGCCTGGGGGACCGCCTTCTGGGGCCAGTGGTACCACGCCTGGGAGGAGATCTCCGCCCCGGCGGCATCCGCATCCGTCGTCAACCCGGCCCAGCGGCTCGACTACGCCCGGTTCACCGACGACCAGCTGCGCGAATGCTTCATCCTCGAGCGCGACACCATCCGGCGGCACGCCACCCAGCCGGTCACGACCAACTTCATGGCCAACCAGAGCTGGACCACCGACCTGTGGGCGTGGGCGCGCGAGGTCGACATCGTCGCCGACGATCACTACCTCTGGGCAGCCGACCGCGAGGGCGAGATCGGACTCGCGATGGCGGCGGACCTGACCCGCTCGGTCGGCGCAGGTGCGCCGTGGATCCTCATGGAGCACTCCACCTCCGCCGTCAACTGGCAGCCGCGCAACGTCGCCAAGCGCCGCGGCGAGATGGCCCGCAACTCCCTCGCCCACCTCGGGCGCGGTGCCGACGCGATCCTCTTCTTCCAGTGGCGTGCCTCCCGTGGCGGTGCTGAGAAGTTCCACTCCGCGATGCTTCCCCACGCCGGCACGACTTCCCGGGTCTGGCGCGAAGTGACCGAACTGGGGGCGAGGCTGGCTCGACTCGGCGAGGTGCGCGGCTCGCGGGTGCGAGCCGACGTGGCGATCCTGTGGGACTTCGAGTCGTTCTGGGCGCAGGACCTCGAATGGCGGCCGTCGGTCGATGTGCGGCATGCCGAGCGCATCCGGCAGTTCTACGAGCAGTGCTGGAAGGACAACATCACCGTGGACTTCGCCCTCCCGGGCCACGACCTCGGCGGCTACCGGCTCGTCATCGCCCCGGCGCAGTACCTGCTGCGCGCGAGCGACGCCGACAATCTCACCCGCTACGTCGCCGCGGGGGGCACCCTCGTCTGGTCCTTCTTCTCGGGCATCGTCGACGAGAACGACGCCGTGCACGAGGGCGGATACGCCGCTCCGCTGCACGAGGTGCTGGGGCTGCAGATCGAAGAGTTCCTTCCGCTCCGGGAGGACGAGACGTGCCGCCTCGCCTGGAACGACGGACGCGACGGCCAGCTCGGCGCCGACGTCTGGCAGGACGCCGTGATCCCCACGACCGCCGAGGTCGTCGCCCGGTACCTCGATGGTCCCGCCGAGGGCGGCGCGGCCCTCACGCGCAATGCGCATGGCGACGGCGTGGCGTGGTATCTCAGCACCCGCCTCGACGCCGACGCGCTCGCCGCGGTCATGTCCGAGGTGTATCGCGACGCCGGCATCGAACGGAGCGACCTGCCCGATGGCGTCGAAGTGGTCACGCGTCACGGCGACGACGCCGACTACCTCGTGGCCGTCAATCACCGTGACGTCCCCGTGACCGTGCCGGCCACGGGACGCGAGATGCTCTCGGACACCGACGTCGAGTCGGCACTGACGCTGGCCGCCGGCGGCATCGCCGTCGTCCGCACTCCCACCGCCCACCGAACCCACAACTGA
- a CDS encoding ribose-phosphate diphosphokinase — translation MARKKKTVELDREHEVAPGLVAKTKKRLVVASGRSHHTLAEDVATALGTQLVPTEYRTFASGEILTRFEVSIRGCDVFLVQSFGPPVNEWIMELLIMLDAAKRASAKRITVVAPYYPYSRQDKKGRGREPISGRLVADLLKTAGADRVMSVDLHAAQIQGFFDGPVDHLFAKPVLLEYFEQNLSGVDRSQLTVVSPDTGRVRVADTWSDSLGAPLAIIHKRRDPNVANQVTVNEIVGDVEGRVCLLVDDMIDTGGTIVKAAEALKANGALRVIVAATHAIFSDPATQRLQSEAIDEVVVTDTVPIPDDRRFPTLTVLPIAPLLARAIHEVFEDGSVTSMFNGAA, via the coding sequence ATGGCGCGTAAGAAGAAGACGGTCGAGCTCGATCGGGAGCACGAGGTCGCACCCGGACTGGTCGCCAAGACCAAGAAGCGCCTGGTGGTGGCATCCGGCCGTTCTCACCACACGCTCGCCGAAGATGTGGCCACGGCCCTCGGCACCCAGCTGGTGCCCACCGAGTACCGCACCTTCGCCTCGGGGGAGATCCTGACCCGGTTCGAAGTCTCGATCCGCGGCTGCGACGTCTTCCTGGTGCAGTCCTTCGGTCCTCCGGTGAACGAGTGGATCATGGAGCTGCTCATCATGCTGGATGCGGCCAAGCGCGCATCCGCCAAGCGCATCACCGTCGTCGCGCCCTACTACCCGTATTCGCGCCAGGACAAGAAGGGACGCGGACGCGAGCCGATCAGCGGTCGCCTGGTCGCCGATCTGCTGAAGACCGCCGGCGCCGATCGCGTGATGAGCGTCGACCTCCACGCCGCCCAGATCCAGGGCTTCTTCGACGGCCCGGTCGACCATCTCTTCGCCAAGCCCGTGCTGCTGGAGTACTTCGAGCAGAACCTGTCGGGCGTCGATCGCTCGCAGCTCACCGTCGTCTCGCCCGACACCGGGCGCGTGCGCGTCGCGGACACCTGGTCGGACAGCCTCGGGGCGCCGTTGGCGATCATCCACAAGCGCCGCGACCCGAATGTCGCGAACCAGGTGACCGTCAACGAGATCGTCGGCGATGTCGAGGGGCGCGTGTGCCTGCTGGTCGACGACATGATCGACACCGGCGGCACGATCGTGAAGGCGGCCGAGGCGCTGAAGGCGAACGGAGCGCTCCGCGTGATCGTCGCGGCGACCCACGCGATCTTCAGCGACCCCGCGACGCAGCGGCTGCAGAGCGAGGCGATCGACGAGGTCGTCGTCACCGACACCGTGCCCATCCCCGACGACCGGCGCTTCCCGACGCTGACGGTGCTCCCCATCGCGCCGCTGCTGGCGCGGGCGATCCACGAGGTCTTCGAGGACGGCTCGGTCACGAGCATGTTCAACGGTGCCGCCTGA
- a CDS encoding sugar ABC transporter permease produces the protein MSENRVMPEGTVRTRTETESLIAVDPSRRAVRRRRWFVDVGWKYLFALVVIFYAIFPLLYALSASLNPRGSLSAATALFSEFTLDNYLALGETRYWTWMVNSLTISVAVAIGSVLMGAAAAYAFSRFRFTGRRVSLSALLIIQMFPQALAFIAIFLMLLAIGEVVPALGLNTKLGLICVYFGGALGANTFLMYGFFNTVPVSIDESAKIDGATHAQIYWRLIFPLVVPVLAVVAMLSFVATFNEFVIARLVLSSQDEWTLAVGMYGWVSDLLQSNWGLFTAGAIVGAIPIVALVIALQRWIVGGLTSGAVKG, from the coding sequence ATGTCCGAGAACCGTGTGATGCCCGAGGGGACCGTCCGCACCCGGACGGAGACCGAGTCGCTGATCGCCGTCGACCCGAGCCGCCGCGCGGTCCGTCGCAGGCGGTGGTTCGTCGACGTGGGCTGGAAGTACCTCTTCGCCCTCGTCGTCATCTTCTACGCGATCTTCCCGCTGCTGTACGCGCTGTCGGCGTCGCTCAATCCGCGGGGCAGCCTCTCCGCCGCGACCGCCCTGTTCAGCGAGTTCACGCTCGACAACTACCTCGCGCTGGGCGAGACGCGCTACTGGACGTGGATGGTGAACAGCCTCACCATCTCGGTGGCCGTCGCGATCGGATCGGTGCTCATGGGTGCGGCGGCGGCGTATGCGTTCTCGCGGTTCCGCTTCACGGGACGGCGCGTGAGCCTGTCCGCGCTCCTCATCATCCAGATGTTCCCGCAGGCGCTCGCCTTCATCGCGATCTTCCTGATGCTGCTCGCGATCGGCGAAGTCGTGCCCGCGCTCGGGCTCAACACCAAGCTCGGCCTGATCTGCGTCTACTTCGGCGGCGCGCTCGGCGCGAACACCTTCCTCATGTACGGGTTCTTCAACACCGTTCCGGTGTCGATCGACGAGTCGGCGAAGATCGACGGCGCCACCCACGCGCAGATCTACTGGCGTCTGATCTTCCCCCTCGTGGTCCCCGTTCTGGCGGTGGTCGCGATGCTCAGCTTCGTCGCCACCTTCAACGAGTTCGTCATCGCGCGTCTGGTGCTCAGCTCGCAGGACGAGTGGACGCTGGCCGTCGGGATGTACGGGTGGGTCTCCGACCTGCTGCAGTCCAACTGGGGACTGTTCACCGCCGGTGCGATCGTCGGGGCGATTCCGATCGTCGCCCTGGTGATCGCCCTGCAGCGCTGGATCGTCGGGGGCCTCACCTCGGGGGCGGTCAAGGGCTGA
- a CDS encoding LacI family DNA-binding transcriptional regulator — MRKPTIRDVAATAGVSRGTVSRVINGGHWVSPEARDAVERAIAETGYTANHHARSLATGRANSLAFLLTEPQHLLFSDPTYALLLRGAAEALTQRSMTLVLLVAGTPQERANIASFVSAGHVDGVLLISSHEQDPLVGSLRAAGVPVVCSGDPLGLAGNLPAVAVDEEGSAREMTRYLLSRGYRRIAMIAGPDDTPGGRYRLRGFRSEMDDLFDPDLVVAGDYTRESGAVAMSTLLGRTRDIDAVFAASDLMAAGAVATLKKEGLRVPDDIAVAGFDDSGLAEEHDPPLTTMRQPWRELSEHMVSLLLEAIAGGEPRTMILPTKLIVRESA, encoded by the coding sequence ATGCGCAAGCCGACGATCCGCGACGTCGCTGCGACGGCAGGGGTCTCTCGCGGCACGGTGTCGCGGGTGATCAACGGCGGCCACTGGGTCTCCCCCGAGGCGCGCGACGCGGTCGAGAGGGCCATCGCCGAGACGGGCTACACGGCGAACCACCACGCCCGGAGCTTGGCGACAGGGCGTGCCAACTCACTCGCGTTCCTCCTCACCGAGCCGCAGCACCTCCTCTTCTCCGACCCCACCTACGCCCTGCTGCTGCGCGGGGCGGCCGAAGCTCTCACCCAGAGATCGATGACCCTCGTCCTGCTCGTGGCCGGCACACCCCAGGAGCGCGCTAACATCGCCTCGTTCGTGAGCGCCGGCCACGTCGACGGCGTCCTCCTGATCTCCTCGCACGAGCAGGACCCGCTCGTCGGCTCCCTGCGCGCGGCCGGAGTACCGGTCGTGTGCTCGGGCGACCCGCTGGGGCTCGCCGGCAACCTTCCGGCCGTCGCCGTGGACGAGGAGGGATCGGCGCGCGAGATGACGCGCTACCTCCTCTCCCGAGGGTACCGCCGCATCGCGATGATCGCGGGTCCCGACGACACCCCCGGCGGGCGCTACCGCCTGCGCGGATTCCGGAGCGAGATGGACGACCTGTTCGATCCCGATCTCGTCGTCGCCGGCGACTACACACGAGAATCCGGCGCCGTGGCGATGTCGACGCTGCTCGGGCGCACGCGCGACATCGACGCCGTCTTCGCCGCATCCGACCTCATGGCCGCCGGTGCGGTGGCGACGCTGAAGAAGGAGGGATTGCGCGTGCCCGACGACATCGCGGTGGCGGGCTTCGACGACTCCGGACTCGCCGAGGAGCACGATCCACCCCTGACCACGATGCGCCAGCCATGGCGGGAGCTCAGCGAGCACATGGTGAGCCTGCTCCTGGAGGCGATCGCCGGCGGAGAGCCTCGGACCATGATCCTCCCCACGAAGCTCATCGTCCGCGAGAGCGCGTGA
- a CDS encoding sugar ABC transporter substrate-binding protein: MRKSWITGAFALTATAALLAGCSGGGDATTDDDGGDAVDASGVELTVWVDENREPAVAAAAEQFETDTGATVTLVQKDFADLRADFLAQVPTGEGPDMTIGAHDWLGEFVASGVVNTLDLGEKASEFEPVALEAMTYDGQLYALPYSLETVALIQNTELVGEEAPATWEDMIAAGEESGAERPFVINTEGQTGDGYTMYGFQTSFGAPVFVQDESGSYTSEVGMAGPEGEAFAQWLSENGEDGAGYLSTTIDYDINNELFNSGEAAYTVQGPWAIASFPDVDVAVNPIPSAGGEPAAPFVGVQGFYLSSQSENALIAQEFLVNYIATEEAQRALYEADPRIPAWSTVAEEVSSDPIIAGFLASSQNGVPMPSIPEMGSVWEYWNAAEAQIIAGADPVSTWNTMIEDLNATLGG, encoded by the coding sequence ATGCGCAAGTCATGGATCACGGGTGCTTTCGCCCTCACCGCCACCGCCGCCCTGCTGGCCGGTTGCAGCGGGGGCGGAGACGCCACCACCGACGATGACGGCGGAGATGCCGTCGACGCCTCCGGCGTGGAGCTGACCGTCTGGGTGGACGAGAATCGCGAGCCCGCCGTCGCTGCGGCCGCCGAGCAGTTCGAGACCGACACCGGCGCGACCGTCACGCTGGTGCAGAAGGACTTCGCCGACCTGCGCGCAGATTTCCTCGCGCAGGTCCCCACCGGTGAGGGTCCGGACATGACCATCGGAGCTCACGACTGGCTGGGCGAGTTCGTCGCCTCGGGCGTCGTCAACACGCTCGACCTCGGCGAGAAGGCGTCGGAGTTCGAGCCGGTCGCCCTCGAGGCGATGACCTACGACGGTCAGCTCTACGCTCTGCCCTACTCGCTGGAGACCGTTGCTCTGATCCAGAACACCGAACTCGTCGGCGAGGAGGCTCCCGCGACCTGGGAGGACATGATCGCGGCGGGTGAGGAGTCCGGCGCGGAGCGCCCCTTCGTCATCAACACCGAGGGTCAGACCGGCGACGGCTACACGATGTACGGCTTCCAGACCTCCTTCGGCGCCCCCGTCTTCGTGCAGGACGAGTCGGGCTCGTACACCAGCGAGGTCGGGATGGCCGGCCCCGAAGGCGAGGCTTTCGCGCAGTGGCTGAGCGAGAACGGCGAGGACGGTGCCGGATACCTGTCGACGACGATCGACTACGACATCAACAACGAGCTGTTCAATTCCGGCGAAGCCGCGTACACCGTGCAGGGCCCGTGGGCGATCGCCTCGTTCCCCGATGTCGACGTCGCCGTCAACCCGATCCCGTCGGCCGGTGGCGAGCCCGCTGCTCCCTTCGTGGGCGTGCAGGGCTTCTACCTGAGCTCGCAGAGCGAGAACGCGCTGATCGCGCAGGAGTTCCTCGTCAACTACATCGCCACCGAGGAGGCGCAGCGCGCACTCTACGAGGCGGACCCGCGCATCCCGGCCTGGTCCACGGTGGCCGAAGAGGTCTCTTCGGACCCGATCATCGCGGGCTTCCTGGCCTCGTCGCAGAACGGCGTGCCGATGCCCTCGATCCCCGAGATGGGGTCGGTGTGGGAGTACTGGAACGCGGCTGAGGCGCAGATCATCGCCGGCGCGGACCCGGTGTCCACGTGGAACACGATGATCGAGGATCTCAACGCCACACTCGGCGGCTGA
- a CDS encoding MarR family winged helix-turn-helix transcriptional regulator — protein MTTAADEVDRIVGAWGVQRPDLDFSPLEVLSRVDRLSRHLDRARREAFRRSELEPWEWDVLSALRRAGEPFQLSPKQLLQQTLVSSGTMTNRIDRLVGRRLVHRESDPADGRSILVTLTDDGRTRVDAAITRLVDAEALLLDSLSRTDRDRLAGLLRKLSLGFDAAPVSPPAP, from the coding sequence ATGACCACCGCCGCCGACGAAGTCGATCGCATCGTCGGCGCGTGGGGCGTCCAGCGCCCCGACCTGGACTTCTCCCCCCTCGAGGTGCTGTCTCGCGTCGATCGGCTCTCCCGCCACCTGGACCGTGCTCGCCGCGAGGCATTCCGGCGCAGCGAGCTGGAACCGTGGGAGTGGGATGTGCTGTCGGCGCTGCGCCGCGCGGGCGAGCCCTTCCAGCTCAGCCCCAAGCAGCTGCTGCAGCAGACACTCGTCTCCAGCGGCACGATGACCAATCGCATCGACCGGCTGGTCGGTCGCCGGCTCGTGCATCGCGAGTCCGACCCGGCGGACGGGCGCAGCATCCTCGTCACCCTCACCGACGACGGGCGCACCCGGGTCGACGCCGCCATCACCCGGCTCGTCGACGCGGAGGCGCTCCTGCTCGATTCCCTCTCGCGCACCGACCGCGACCGCCTCGCCGGGTTGCTGCGCAAACTGAGCC
- the glmU gene encoding bifunctional UDP-N-acetylglucosamine diphosphorylase/glucosamine-1-phosphate N-acetyltransferase GlmU — protein sequence MVNTDTSLAVIVLAAGQGTRMRSATPKVLHRIGGRSLVGHVLATAQALQPARVVTVVRHERDLVAAEIAEQAPDAIVVDQDDVPGTGRAVEVALDALADFDGDVVVLSGDVPLLQSDTLAALVAAHRERAAGVTVMSALLDDATGYGRVIRDASGDVLRIVEQKDASDAECGVGEINAGVYVFRIDALRVHLAEIGTDNAQGEKYLTDVIALARAAQRPVGAAVAPDTAAALGVNDRVQLSEAARALNARTVRRWQLEGVTVLDPATTWIDVDVTLAPDVTLLPGTQVLRATTVGEGATIGPDTSLVGCEVGAGATVTRTDATFAIIGERATVGPFAYLRPGAELGRSGKIGTFVEVKNSTIGSGSKVPHLSYIGDTEIGDRVNLGAGAITANYDDLAKHRTVIGDDVHSGSHNVFVAPVRIGDGAKTGAGAVIRKDVPSGALALSVAPQRNVEGWVEKNRAGTAAAEAAARSRSTQKADDGA from the coding sequence ATGGTGAACACCGACACATCCCTGGCCGTCATCGTCCTCGCCGCCGGCCAGGGCACGCGGATGAGGTCGGCGACACCCAAGGTTCTGCACCGCATCGGCGGCCGCTCTCTCGTGGGCCACGTGCTCGCCACCGCGCAGGCCCTGCAGCCCGCGCGCGTGGTGACGGTGGTGCGCCACGAGCGGGACCTCGTCGCCGCCGAGATCGCCGAACAGGCCCCGGACGCGATCGTGGTCGACCAGGACGACGTGCCGGGCACGGGGCGCGCCGTCGAGGTCGCCCTCGACGCCCTCGCCGACTTCGACGGCGACGTCGTGGTCCTCAGCGGCGATGTTCCGCTGCTGCAGTCGGACACGCTCGCGGCGCTGGTCGCCGCCCACCGCGAGCGCGCCGCGGGGGTCACCGTCATGAGCGCGCTCCTCGATGACGCGACCGGATACGGTCGCGTCATCCGTGACGCGTCCGGCGACGTGCTGCGCATCGTCGAGCAGAAGGACGCCTCCGACGCCGAGTGCGGCGTCGGTGAGATCAACGCCGGCGTGTACGTGTTCCGCATCGACGCGCTGCGGGTGCACCTGGCCGAGATCGGCACCGACAACGCCCAGGGGGAGAAGTACCTCACCGACGTGATCGCCCTCGCCCGGGCCGCGCAGCGGCCGGTGGGCGCGGCGGTCGCGCCCGACACCGCGGCGGCGCTGGGGGTCAACGACCGTGTTCAGCTGTCGGAGGCCGCCCGTGCCCTCAACGCCCGCACCGTCCGGCGCTGGCAGCTCGAGGGCGTCACCGTGCTCGATCCTGCGACCACGTGGATCGACGTTGACGTCACGCTCGCCCCGGATGTCACCCTGCTCCCCGGAACGCAGGTGCTCCGTGCCACGACCGTGGGGGAGGGTGCGACCATCGGTCCCGACACCAGCCTCGTCGGCTGCGAGGTCGGTGCGGGCGCTACCGTGACCCGTACCGATGCGACGTTCGCCATCATCGGCGAGCGCGCGACCGTCGGACCGTTCGCGTACCTGCGGCCCGGCGCGGAGCTGGGTCGCAGCGGGAAGATCGGCACGTTCGTCGAGGTCAAGAACTCCACGATCGGCTCGGGCAGCAAGGTGCCGCACCTGTCGTACATCGGCGACACCGAGATCGGCGATCGCGTCAACCTCGGTGCGGGTGCGATCACCGCCAACTACGACGACCTCGCCAAGCACCGCACCGTCATCGGCGATGACGTGCACAGCGGCTCGCACAACGTCTTCGTCGCCCCCGTTAGAATCGGTGACGGCGCGAAGACCGGCGCGGGAGCCGTCATTCGCAAGGACGTGCCCTCGGGTGCCCTGGCGTTGAGCGTCGCCCCTCAGCGCAACGTCGAGGGGTGGGTCGAGAAGAACAGAGCGGGTACTGCGGCGGCGGAGGCGGCGGCGAGGTCCCGGTCGACACAGAAGGCGGACGATGGCGCGTAA
- a CDS encoding ABC transporter permease subunit: MSVHQQTGEAAPPQEEQPDKRPRDAHARRWNGRGWGFIVKLVVMMIVNAAGLAAIISALRVESWVILAVLVVLLVAADVVYFWKRAMPLKYLLPGLVFLFAFQIFIFGYTAYIAFTNYGTGHNVTQDQAVEAALIQGERRVEGSPTYRLAVVERGLGEIGFAINDGGEVLVGSELEPLSDTGATVAAGAPTEVPGWTPVDRSRLLSDQDLQQTVVDLRVPVSDDPNDGAIRSRDGSSGAVYQSTLVWDEQAQTITDTTTGTVYDATDEGSFVAADGSSLPTGWYVNVGLDNFLELFTDPRLLEALSIVFVWTLVFATLSVVLPFGLGLLFALIYNDPRVRGRRVLRAIFILPYAFPMFMSALVYRGMFNAEFGIINDLFFFGADINWLGDPWLAKIALLWLNVWLSYPYWLLVCTGALQSIPSDAIEAAEIDGAGKVRRFRSIIFPLLLVSTAPLAISSFAVGFNNLPLVYLFNEGGPSIPGAPYALGSTDILITAIYSISGVSGGAADFGLASALAIVVFVLVGIIAAIAFRQTRRLEEFQ, encoded by the coding sequence ATGTCGGTGCACCAACAGACGGGGGAGGCCGCCCCGCCCCAGGAGGAACAGCCGGACAAGCGGCCGCGCGACGCGCACGCACGGCGCTGGAACGGCCGGGGCTGGGGCTTCATCGTGAAGCTCGTCGTGATGATGATCGTCAACGCCGCGGGTCTCGCGGCGATCATCTCGGCGCTGCGGGTGGAGTCGTGGGTGATCCTGGCGGTGCTGGTCGTGCTCCTGGTCGCAGCGGACGTCGTGTACTTCTGGAAGCGCGCCATGCCGCTGAAGTACCTGCTGCCCGGGCTCGTCTTCCTCTTCGCCTTCCAGATCTTCATCTTCGGCTACACCGCCTACATCGCCTTCACGAACTACGGCACCGGCCACAACGTCACGCAGGATCAGGCGGTCGAGGCCGCCCTGATCCAGGGCGAGCGCCGGGTGGAGGGCTCGCCGACCTATCGGCTGGCTGTGGTCGAGCGCGGGCTCGGCGAGATCGGCTTCGCGATCAACGACGGCGGCGAGGTCCTCGTCGGCAGCGAGCTCGAGCCGCTCTCGGACACCGGAGCGACCGTCGCGGCCGGCGCTCCCACCGAAGTACCCGGCTGGACCCCCGTCGACCGATCGCGCCTGCTCAGCGACCAGGACCTGCAGCAGACCGTGGTCGATCTGCGTGTGCCGGTCTCCGACGATCCGAACGACGGCGCCATCCGCTCCCGCGACGGATCGAGCGGCGCGGTGTACCAATCGACCCTCGTGTGGGATGAACAGGCGCAGACCATCACCGACACGACGACGGGCACGGTCTACGACGCGACCGATGAGGGCAGCTTCGTCGCCGCCGACGGCAGCAGCCTTCCCACCGGGTGGTACGTCAACGTCGGACTCGACAACTTCCTCGAGCTCTTCACCGATCCCCGCCTCCTCGAGGCCCTGTCGATCGTGTTCGTGTGGACGCTCGTGTTCGCCACCCTCTCGGTCGTCCTCCCGTTCGGGCTCGGCCTGCTCTTCGCCCTCATCTACAACGATCCCCGGGTGCGGGGGCGCCGCGTGCTGCGCGCGATCTTCATCCTCCCGTACGCGTTCCCGATGTTCATGTCCGCGCTCGTGTATCGCGGCATGTTCAATGCGGAGTTCGGCATCATCAACGATCTGTTCTTCTTCGGCGCCGACATCAACTGGCTGGGCGACCCGTGGCTCGCCAAGATCGCGCTGCTGTGGCTGAACGTCTGGCTGAGCTATCCCTACTGGCTGCTGGTGTGCACGGGGGCGCTCCAGTCCATTCCGTCGGACGCCATCGAGGCCGCCGAGATCGACGGTGCCGGCAAGGTCCGCCGGTTCCGGTCGATCATCTTCCCGCTGCTGCTGGTCTCCACCGCGCCGCTGGCCATCTCGTCCTTCGCCGTCGGGTTCAACAACCTGCCGCTGGTCTACCTCTTCAACGAGGGTGGTCCATCCATTCCCGGAGCTCCGTATGCGCTCGGCAGCACGGACATCCTCATCACCGCGATCTACAGCATCTCGGGCGTCTCCGGCGGCGCCGCCGACTTCGGTCTCGCGAGCGCGCTGGCGATCGTCGTGTTCGTCCTCGTCGGGATCATCGCCGCGATCGCCTTCCGACAGACCCGCCGACTGGAGGAGTTCCAGTGA
- a CDS encoding FAD:protein FMN transferase: MTVAPAMWRFDAIGVPWRVETPEPVPGADRARVGHLIEDFDRSWSRFRDDSVVAALARGAGSAPAPADAVMLLDTLSAAAEATADAVTPLAGDALEALGYDADLTLRPAGVHPALPWREVLSWTRREITLTRPATIDVGALGKGRLVDLVFQSLHHLAGPLVVDASGDLRSRGAVERVGLEHPYDPDRVIGVWEFEDAALCASATNRRAWGDGLHHVIDGRTGEPVRTIVATWAVADDAMTADAVATALFFDGGPRFAHDRGVAWVRMTTDGRAEYSPGCAARLFTA; the protein is encoded by the coding sequence GTGACCGTCGCACCCGCGATGTGGCGATTCGATGCCATCGGCGTGCCCTGGCGGGTCGAGACACCCGAACCGGTCCCGGGAGCCGACCGGGCGCGCGTCGGGCACCTCATCGAGGACTTCGACCGTTCCTGGTCCCGCTTCCGTGACGACTCGGTCGTCGCCGCTCTCGCTCGGGGTGCGGGCTCTGCTCCGGCGCCGGCGGACGCCGTGATGCTGCTCGACACGCTGTCCGCAGCGGCGGAGGCCACGGCAGACGCCGTGACGCCGCTCGCGGGAGACGCGCTGGAAGCCCTCGGCTACGACGCCGACCTCACGCTGCGTCCGGCCGGCGTCCACCCGGCGCTTCCGTGGCGCGAGGTGCTCTCGTGGACGAGACGGGAGATCACGCTCACCCGTCCGGCGACGATCGATGTCGGCGCGCTCGGCAAGGGGCGACTGGTGGATCTCGTGTTCCAGTCGTTGCATCACCTTGCCGGCCCGCTCGTGGTGGACGCCAGCGGCGACCTGCGCTCGCGGGGCGCGGTGGAGCGCGTCGGCCTCGAGCATCCGTACGACCCGGATCGGGTGATCGGCGTGTGGGAGTTTGAGGATGCGGCGCTGTGCGCCTCGGCGACGAACCGGCGTGCGTGGGGCGACGGGCTGCACCACGTGATCGACGGACGCACGGGAGAGCCGGTGCGAACGATCGTCGCGACCTGGGCGGTCGCCGACGACGCGATGACCGCGGATGCCGTCGCGACGGCCCTCTTCTTCGACGGAGGTCCACGCTTCGCCCACGACCGGGGCGTGGCGTGGGTGCGCATGACCACCGACGGTCGTGCCGAGTACTCCCCGGGGTGCGCGGCACGTCTGTTCACCGCGTGA